In Haloplanus rubicundus, one DNA window encodes the following:
- a CDS encoding AbrB/MazE/SpoVT family DNA-binding domain-containing protein: MSKSTDERGRLYLPKGVRDRFGDRYRIVELPGHVALVPVDDDPISGLRAAVGDAFEDADVDRLKTEARRAIAREARDDTE; this comes from the coding sequence ATGTCCAAGTCGACGGACGAGCGCGGCCGGCTCTACCTGCCGAAGGGCGTTCGTGACCGGTTTGGGGACCGGTACCGCATCGTCGAACTCCCCGGTCACGTCGCCCTCGTCCCCGTCGACGACGACCCGATTTCGGGACTTCGCGCCGCAGTCGGCGACGCGTTCGAGGATGCGGACGTGGACCGACTCAAGACCGAGGCGAGGCGAGCCATCGCGCGTGAGGCACGGGATGACACCGAGTAA
- a CDS encoding Hvo_1808 family surface protein produces the protein MRLPVLLAVLVVLAGCGGAVGPDGAPTTTATPERTGTSTPTAATTTATPSPTPTPAHPDFTDPDADRLGWEAGYWYDESLAVNASDGLNASEREAVVARTMARVERLRGLEFESTVPVEVVDRETYLADENVTATAFEEVVWEALLLVGEDRSVAATFEAFYGASVQGAYVPSEDRIVVVSDSARPTLDRRTLAHELTHALQDQHFGAAFEGRRNLTRDERLGWQGLIEGDAGYVEDLYEQRCGGEWSCLARPTSGPGASLDGEMGVYVAVYQPYSDGPAFVHRLRERGGWAAVNAAYADPPTSSAAVIHPTRYPDWEPTAVRVPDRSADDWRRFGRSPPGTTVGEASLFATLWANGGTETFHLQRPSRPHRTYNYTHPVTAGWVGDRLVPYRNETATGYVLRTEWATTGDAAAFAIAYRDLLRTRRGAERRAGDVLVVPAGPYTDAYRVTRNGTTVTVTNAPTVEALDAVHRPPAD, from the coding sequence ATGCGTCTCCCCGTCCTGCTGGCGGTCCTCGTCGTTCTCGCGGGCTGTGGGGGAGCGGTCGGGCCGGATGGGGCCCCGACGACGACGGCGACGCCGGAACGAACGGGTACGTCGACGCCGACGGCGGCGACGACGACGGCCACGCCATCGCCAACGCCGACGCCCGCCCACCCCGACTTCACCGACCCGGACGCGGACCGCCTCGGCTGGGAGGCCGGCTACTGGTACGACGAGTCGCTCGCGGTGAACGCGTCGGACGGCCTGAACGCGAGCGAGCGCGAGGCGGTCGTCGCGCGGACGATGGCCCGCGTCGAGCGGCTTCGGGGGCTGGAGTTCGAATCCACGGTACCGGTCGAAGTGGTCGACCGCGAGACGTATCTCGCGGACGAGAACGTGACCGCGACGGCGTTCGAGGAGGTGGTGTGGGAGGCCCTGCTCCTCGTCGGCGAGGACCGGTCGGTCGCGGCGACGTTCGAGGCGTTCTACGGCGCGTCGGTACAGGGGGCGTACGTCCCGAGCGAGGATCGGATCGTCGTGGTGAGCGACTCGGCGCGGCCGACGCTCGACCGCCGGACGCTCGCGCACGAACTCACTCACGCCCTGCAGGACCAGCACTTCGGGGCGGCGTTCGAGGGACGGCGGAACCTGACCCGCGACGAGCGGCTTGGGTGGCAGGGGTTGATCGAGGGCGACGCGGGCTACGTCGAGGACCTGTACGAGCAACGGTGTGGGGGAGAGTGGTCGTGTCTGGCGCGGCCGACGAGCGGCCCGGGGGCGAGCCTCGACGGTGAGATGGGCGTCTACGTCGCCGTCTACCAGCCCTACAGCGACGGCCCGGCGTTCGTCCACCGGCTCCGGGAGCGTGGCGGGTGGGCGGCGGTGAACGCCGCCTACGCCGACCCGCCGACGAGTTCGGCGGCGGTGATCCACCCCACACGATATCCGGACTGGGAACCGACGGCGGTCCGGGTGCCGGACCGCTCCGCCGACGACTGGCGTCGCTTCGGCCGGTCGCCGCCGGGGACGACGGTCGGCGAGGCGTCGCTCTTCGCGACCCTGTGGGCCAACGGCGGGACCGAGACGTTCCACCTGCAACGCCCCTCGCGCCCGCACCGCACGTACAACTACACCCACCCGGTCACGGCGGGGTGGGTCGGCGACCGACTCGTCCCCTACCGCAACGAGACGGCGACGGGCTACGTCCTGCGGACCGAGTGGGCGACGACGGGCGACGCCGCGGCCTTCGCCATCGCGTACCGTGACCTGTTGCGGACGCGTCGGGGTGCCGAGCGCCGCGCCGGCGACGTGCTCGTGGTGCCTGCGGGCCCCTACACCGACGCGTACCGGGTGACGCGAAACGGGACGACGGTGACGGTCACCAACGCGCCGACGGTCGAGGCGCTGGACGCGGTCCACCGCCCGCCGGCCGACTGA
- a CDS encoding aminopeptidase, producing the protein MDDRIREHARTLVDWSARVDPGDEVVMRVAEGAHDLAVAVAAELGTRGATLVATYGSDEVQRAYLRAHDGDFAPAEAERALYDRADVYLSLGGGRNTTATADVPGDVRSAHARARTDAREARMATDWVSTVHPTRSLAQAAGMSYEAYVDFVYDAVLRDWASLAEEMAGLKEILDDGREVRIVGEGTDLTLSIEGRTAVNSAASVAYDSHNLPSGEVFTAPATAEGEVTFDVPITVQGRRLRDAHLVFEDGAVVDFSAAAGEDALADLLATDDGAKRLGELGVGMNRGITRPTDNVLFDEKMAGTVHLALGRSYDACLPAGESGNGSAIHTDLITRMGEGSRLVVDGDVIQRDGLFRWEDGFEG; encoded by the coding sequence ATGGACGACCGCATCCGCGAGCACGCCCGGACGCTCGTCGACTGGAGCGCCCGCGTCGACCCCGGCGACGAGGTGGTGATGCGCGTCGCGGAGGGTGCCCACGACCTCGCCGTCGCCGTCGCCGCCGAACTCGGCACCCGCGGCGCGACCCTCGTCGCCACCTACGGCTCCGACGAGGTGCAACGCGCCTACCTCCGCGCCCACGACGGCGACTTCGCTCCCGCCGAGGCCGAACGCGCCCTCTACGACCGCGCCGACGTCTACCTCTCGCTCGGCGGCGGTCGCAACACCACCGCCACGGCCGACGTGCCCGGCGACGTACGGAGCGCCCACGCCCGTGCCCGTACCGACGCCCGCGAGGCCCGCATGGCGACCGACTGGGTGTCGACCGTCCACCCCACCCGCTCGCTCGCACAGGCCGCCGGCATGTCCTACGAGGCGTACGTGGACTTCGTCTACGACGCCGTCCTTCGCGACTGGGCGTCGCTGGCCGAGGAGATGGCGGGGCTGAAGGAGATCCTCGACGACGGCCGCGAGGTCCGAATCGTCGGTGAGGGGACGGACCTCACGCTCTCCATCGAGGGTCGCACCGCCGTCAACAGCGCCGCGAGCGTCGCCTACGACTCCCACAATCTCCCCAGCGGCGAGGTGTTCACCGCGCCGGCGACGGCCGAGGGCGAAGTCACCTTCGACGTACCCATCACGGTGCAGGGTCGTCGCCTCCGCGACGCCCACCTCGTCTTCGAGGACGGCGCGGTGGTCGATTTCTCGGCCGCGGCGGGCGAGGACGCCCTCGCGGACCTGCTCGCCACCGACGACGGCGCGAAACGGTTGGGGGAACTCGGCGTCGGCATGAACCGCGGTATCACCCGCCCCACGGACAACGTGCTCTTCGACGAGAAGATGGCCGGGACCGTCCACCTCGCGCTCGGGCGCTCGTACGACGCCTGCCTCCCCGCGGGCGAGTCCGGTAACGGGAGTGCGATCCACACCGACCTCATCACCCGGATGGGCGAGGGCTCCCGCCTCGTCGTCGACGGCGACGTGATCCAGCGGGACGGCCTGTTCCGGTGGGAGGACGGGTTCGAAGGGTGA
- a CDS encoding nicotinate phosphoribosyltransferase has protein sequence MPPFDIVGPEAIRDGTATDAYFLRTETTLRHAGRNPTVVAEVTADQFPDGDFELLAGVKDAAALLEGRGVDVDAMGEGRLFDGGPVMRIEGPYLEFARFETSLLGLLSHASGMATGALEARRAAPESTVLSFGARHVHPSIAAVVERSALLAGLDGFSHVAAGEVLDREAGGTMPHALLICFGRGEQAAAWRAFDDAVAPDVPRVALCDTYSDEVDEVLRAVETLGDDLDSVRLDTTGSRRGDFRHILREVRWELDARGYDDVDVFASGGLGPAELRDLRDVADGFGVGSHISNADPVDFALDIVEVDGEPAAKRGKLSGTKQAYRTPDGGHHVGLADHEGPADGEPLLEPLIRDGEVVREFDVDAAAERALADAEAVGFGADR, from the coding sequence ATGCCACCGTTCGACATCGTCGGTCCCGAGGCCATCCGCGACGGGACGGCGACCGACGCGTACTTCCTGCGGACGGAGACGACGCTGCGACACGCCGGCCGGAACCCGACGGTCGTCGCGGAGGTGACGGCCGATCAGTTCCCCGACGGCGACTTCGAACTGCTCGCGGGGGTGAAAGACGCGGCTGCCCTGCTGGAGGGGCGGGGCGTCGACGTCGACGCAATGGGCGAGGGGCGACTGTTCGACGGCGGGCCAGTCATGCGGATCGAAGGGCCGTATCTCGAATTCGCGCGGTTCGAAACCTCGCTGCTCGGTCTGCTCTCACACGCCAGCGGGATGGCGACGGGGGCGTTAGAGGCGCGGCGGGCCGCCCCGGAGTCGACGGTGCTCTCCTTCGGGGCGCGCCACGTCCACCCGTCCATCGCGGCGGTCGTCGAACGGAGCGCGTTGCTCGCGGGACTGGACGGGTTCTCCCACGTCGCCGCCGGCGAGGTGCTGGATCGGGAGGCCGGGGGGACGATGCCCCACGCCCTGCTGATCTGTTTCGGTCGCGGGGAACAGGCGGCGGCGTGGCGGGCGTTCGACGACGCGGTGGCGCCGGACGTTCCTCGTGTGGCGCTCTGTGACACCTACAGCGACGAGGTGGACGAGGTCCTGCGGGCGGTCGAAACCCTCGGCGACGACCTGGACAGCGTCCGACTCGACACCACGGGGTCGCGCCGCGGGGACTTCCGGCACATCCTCCGCGAGGTGCGCTGGGAACTCGACGCCCGCGGGTACGACGACGTGGACGTGTTCGCGAGTGGGGGCCTCGGACCGGCGGAACTGCGTGACCTCCGGGACGTGGCCGACGGCTTCGGCGTCGGCAGTCACATCTCGAACGCCGACCCCGTTGATTTCGCCCTCGACATCGTCGAAGTCGACGGCGAACCGGCGGCCAAACGGGGGAAGCTCTCGGGGACCAAGCAGGCCTACCGGACGCCGGACGGCGGTCACCACGTCGGGCTCGCGGACCACGAGGGACCGGCCGACGGCGAACCGCTCCTCGAACCACTGATTCGGGACGGCGAGGTGGTCAGGGAGTTCGACGTGGACGCGGCGGCGGAGCGGGCGCTGGCGGACGCCGAGGCCGTGGGATTCGGGGCGGACCGCTAG
- a CDS encoding PIN domain-containing protein produces the protein MYVETDFLVALLKEEDWLRDAALRSLDEHDDIHTSILSYAEVLVLFYDREASAYEIDAPRAVANLLELVPIEPAPHEDAVLAATVFIDEHGLTPFDALHAGVAATNDETVLSSDRAYDSVGLDRQPLDSDETS, from the coding sequence ATGTACGTCGAGACGGACTTTCTGGTGGCATTGCTGAAAGAGGAGGACTGGCTTCGTGACGCGGCGCTCCGTTCCCTCGACGAACACGACGACATCCACACCTCGATTCTGTCGTACGCCGAGGTGTTGGTGCTCTTCTACGACCGCGAGGCGTCCGCGTACGAAATCGACGCCCCACGAGCGGTCGCCAATCTGCTCGAACTCGTTCCGATCGAGCCAGCGCCCCACGAGGACGCCGTCCTCGCCGCGACGGTGTTCATCGACGAACACGGTCTGACCCCGTTCGACGCGCTCCACGCTGGCGTTGCCGCCACGAACGACGAGACGGTGTTATCGAGCGACCGGGCCTACGATTCGGTCGGACTCGACCGCCAACCGCTGGACTCCGACGAAACGAGCTAG
- a CDS encoding TIGR00296 family protein: protein MSEAQTVHLSYDDGARAVELAREAVEAYVLQGQREQPGSMRDAFYARTGAFVRITSTRGRGRLRGCAGAYRGSDQLGHAIVDAAITAASDDSCGSEIEPPELQHLNISICVVCNHVLTNDPLADLELGTHGVALDADGQHAWMYPTLPVENGWSEEQFLTHACRKAGLSPLAWQDDDTMITLFEGQVFRERPEGGSVEQL, encoded by the coding sequence ATGTCCGAGGCGCAGACGGTACACCTTTCTTACGACGACGGAGCCCGAGCGGTCGAACTGGCTCGTGAAGCCGTCGAGGCGTACGTGCTCCAGGGCCAGCGAGAACAGCCGGGAAGTATGCGTGACGCGTTCTACGCCCGCACGGGCGCGTTCGTCCGCATCACGTCGACCCGCGGCCGTGGACGGCTTCGCGGCTGTGCCGGCGCCTATCGTGGCTCCGACCAACTCGGCCACGCCATCGTCGACGCGGCCATCACCGCCGCCTCCGACGACTCCTGTGGCTCCGAAATCGAACCCCCGGAGCTCCAACATCTCAACATCTCCATCTGTGTCGTCTGCAATCACGTCCTCACCAACGACCCGCTGGCCGACCTGGAACTCGGCACCCACGGCGTCGCGCTCGACGCCGACGGCCAACACGCCTGGATGTACCCCACGCTTCCGGTCGAGAACGGCTGGAGCGAAGAGCAGTTCCTCACCCACGCCTGCCGGAAAGCCGGCCTCTCGCCGCTCGCCTGGCAGGACGACGACACCATGATCACCCTCTTCGAGGGACAGGTGTTCCGCGAGCGCCCCGAAGGCGGCTCCGTCGAGCAGCTGTAG
- a CDS encoding glycerophosphodiester phosphodiesterase: MTTIIAHRGFAGLNPENTVGAVRAAADRTDRVEVDVVACADGTPVVFHDARLDAEADSRGVTDGSGAVADLPSAAVTAAEVLESGQRVPTLDRLLAETDVPLDVELKRPGAGTGPRGSLPPADRDAARERWLPFVDRVLDLIDGRDARYSSFFEGALAAVRERDASAVLAPLCTDLDTGRALATRYDAGAIHPSLAAVRAAESVPADRTVNVWTVRTWVEARAAVEAGADGLIADYPGLTRWIGKGTGSRD; this comes from the coding sequence GTGACGACGATCATCGCCCATCGGGGGTTCGCGGGCCTCAACCCCGAGAACACGGTCGGAGCGGTCCGGGCCGCGGCGGACCGGACCGACCGGGTCGAAGTCGACGTCGTCGCCTGCGCGGACGGGACGCCCGTCGTCTTCCACGACGCGCGGCTGGACGCCGAGGCGGACAGCCGCGGCGTCACCGACGGATCGGGTGCCGTCGCCGACCTGCCGTCCGCGGCCGTGACCGCCGCCGAGGTGCTCGAAAGCGGCCAGCGGGTGCCGACCCTCGACCGCCTCCTCGCCGAGACGGACGTGCCGCTCGACGTGGAACTCAAGCGCCCCGGCGCGGGGACGGGGCCACGCGGGTCGCTCCCGCCCGCCGACCGCGACGCCGCCCGCGAGCGCTGGCTCCCCTTCGTCGACCGGGTGCTCGACCTGATCGACGGTCGCGACGCTCGCTACTCCTCGTTCTTCGAGGGCGCCCTCGCCGCGGTCCGCGAACGGGACGCGTCGGCGGTGCTCGCGCCGCTCTGTACCGACCTCGACACGGGCCGGGCACTCGCCACCCGGTACGACGCCGGAGCGATCCACCCGTCGTTGGCGGCGGTGCGGGCCGCCGAGTCGGTGCCCGCCGACCGCACCGTCAACGTCTGGACGGTACGGACGTGGGTCGAAGCGCGCGCGGCGGTCGAGGCCGGCGCCGACGGCCTGATCGCCGACTATCCGGGGTTGACGCGGTGGATCGGCAAGGGGACGGGGAGTCGTGACTAG